The following are encoded together in the Zingiber officinale cultivar Zhangliang chromosome 8A, Zo_v1.1, whole genome shotgun sequence genome:
- the LOC122008461 gene encoding rRNA-processing protein efg1-like isoform X2: MAHGGYGRRRIEERRPLGRRSKGVGLDKRRNKLKRVSLKSQIRSVERFLRKDLPDEVRKAQEKKLEELKQQQELQTLLELEHKLRLRDKKIKFLERRKVERMIRRLEKQQRTSLDHVSDESIFYQLSKLKEDLNYIRFFPKTEKYVSLFVGGDNPAIVDKRNKLHQQVKAYLITAAANGKDLEETASDDDALDVSEDDFFLSGSSSDEAEADDEWTDRSTREPASSTSGKATSGMSSDERNQRLISARALMPPPRSMPSSRNQPVENVMSTSSNTSTTRSGPSSNSSRFVNGVRSQNSNVSSGSDARKPCRKRRLKKKKL; this comes from the exons ATGGCTCATGGCGGCTACGGCAGGCGTCGGATCGAGGAGCGGCGACCCCTTGGCCGGCGCTCCAAGGGGGTGGGGCTGGATAAGAGGCGCAACAAATTGAAACGCGTCTCCCTCAAGAGTCAGATCCGTTCCGTCGAGCGCTTTCTTCGTAAG GACTTACCTGATGAAGTCAGGAAGGCTCAGGAAAAGAAGCTTGAAGAACTCAAACAGCAACAGGAGCTGCAGACACTCTTGGAATTGGAACATAAGTTACGTCTGAGGGACAAAAAGATAAAATTCTTGG AGAGGCGAAAGGTTGAAAGGATGATAAGGAGGCTTGAGAAACAACAACGCACATCATTAGATCATGTCTCAGATGAAAGTATTTTCTATCAGCTTTCAAAGCTAAAGGAGGATCTAAATTATATCCGC TTCTTCCCCAAGACTGAAAAATATGTGTCACTGTTTGTTGGTGGTGATAATCCAGCAATTGTCGATAAGAGAAACAAATTACATCAACAGGTTAAAGCTTATCTTATAACTGCTGCTGCAAATGGAAAGGATTTAGAAG AAACAGCAAGTGATGATGATGCTTTAGATGTCAGTGAGGATGACTTCTTCTTGAGTGGAAGTTCAAGTGATGAGGCAGAGGCAGACGATGAATGGACAGATAGAAGTACTAG AGAACCAGCATCAAGTACTTCTGGGAAAGCAACATCCGGCATGTCCAGCGATGAAAGGAATCAG AGGCTAATATCTGCTCGAGCTCTAATGCCGCCACCTCGTTCAATGCCATCAAGCAGAAACCAGCCTGTTGAAAATGTGATGTCTACATCTAGTAACACATCAACTACTAGGAGTGGCCCTTCCTCCAATAGTTCAAGATTTGTAAATGGAGTGAGATCTCAGAACAGCAACGTGAGTTCTGGCTCTGATGCCCGCAAACCATGCCGGAAAAGGAGGCTGAAGAAGAAAAAGCTG TGA
- the LOC122008461 gene encoding rRNA-processing protein efg1-like isoform X1 has protein sequence MAHGGYGRRRIEERRPLGRRSKGVGLDKRRNKLKRVSLKSQIRSVERFLRKDLPDEVRKAQEKKLEELKQQQELQTLLELEHKLRLRDKKIKFLERRKVERMIRRLEKQQRTSLDHVSDESIFYQLSKLKEDLNYIRFFPKTEKYVSLFVGGDNPAIVDKRNKLHQQVKAYLITAAANGKDLEETASDDDALDVSEDDFFLSGSSSDEAEADDEWTDRSTREPASSTSGKATSGMSSDERNQRLISARALMPPPRSMPSSRNQPVENVMSTSSNTSTTRSGPSSNSSRFVNGVRSQNSNVSSGSDARKPCRKRRLKKKKLVL, from the exons ATGGCTCATGGCGGCTACGGCAGGCGTCGGATCGAGGAGCGGCGACCCCTTGGCCGGCGCTCCAAGGGGGTGGGGCTGGATAAGAGGCGCAACAAATTGAAACGCGTCTCCCTCAAGAGTCAGATCCGTTCCGTCGAGCGCTTTCTTCGTAAG GACTTACCTGATGAAGTCAGGAAGGCTCAGGAAAAGAAGCTTGAAGAACTCAAACAGCAACAGGAGCTGCAGACACTCTTGGAATTGGAACATAAGTTACGTCTGAGGGACAAAAAGATAAAATTCTTGG AGAGGCGAAAGGTTGAAAGGATGATAAGGAGGCTTGAGAAACAACAACGCACATCATTAGATCATGTCTCAGATGAAAGTATTTTCTATCAGCTTTCAAAGCTAAAGGAGGATCTAAATTATATCCGC TTCTTCCCCAAGACTGAAAAATATGTGTCACTGTTTGTTGGTGGTGATAATCCAGCAATTGTCGATAAGAGAAACAAATTACATCAACAGGTTAAAGCTTATCTTATAACTGCTGCTGCAAATGGAAAGGATTTAGAAG AAACAGCAAGTGATGATGATGCTTTAGATGTCAGTGAGGATGACTTCTTCTTGAGTGGAAGTTCAAGTGATGAGGCAGAGGCAGACGATGAATGGACAGATAGAAGTACTAG AGAACCAGCATCAAGTACTTCTGGGAAAGCAACATCCGGCATGTCCAGCGATGAAAGGAATCAG AGGCTAATATCTGCTCGAGCTCTAATGCCGCCACCTCGTTCAATGCCATCAAGCAGAAACCAGCCTGTTGAAAATGTGATGTCTACATCTAGTAACACATCAACTACTAGGAGTGGCCCTTCCTCCAATAGTTCAAGATTTGTAAATGGAGTGAGATCTCAGAACAGCAACGTGAGTTCTGGCTCTGATGCCCGCAAACCATGCCGGAAAAGGAGGCTGAAGAAGAAAAAGCTG GTATTATGA
- the LOC122008462 gene encoding uncharacterized protein LOC122008462, with product MSVNAYIYVRPGMVNMLRQFTRQKELCRAGVTRFATAFLTLERMHLQKQNLRKMSISKDWIESKWAKEAAGKKVAKIIMTLRFWSSIVHILKIYGPLVRVLRLVDGERKPAMGYIYEAMDRAKETIMKAFKEKEEKYKEVFEIIDARWECQLHRPLHAAGHYLNPEYFYSYTDSNICGEVVNGLFETMERLVSSAAEQDKITTQLSIYRKAEGLFGRNVAIRHRRALSPAEWWECYGANTPELQKFAIKVLSLTCSASGCERNWSVFEQVCNKYKCLILLVCYFYK from the coding sequence atgagtgtgaatgcttacatttatgttcgccctggcatggtaaatatgttgaggcaattcacaagacaaaaagagctttgtcgggcaggtgtcacaagatttgctactgcttttcttactcttgaaaggatgcacctacagaagcaaaatttaagaaaaatgtccatttcaaaggattggatagagagtaaatgggcaaaagaagcggcggggaagaaggtagctaaaatcatcatgacacttagattttggagcagtattgtgcatattttaaagatatatgGCCCTTTAGTCCGTGTTCTGAGACTGGTTGATGGCGAAAGAAAACCTGCAATGGGTTATATTTATGAGGCTatggatagggcaaaagaaacaattatgaaggccttcaaggagaaagaagaaaaatacaaagaagtGTTTGAGATCATTGATGCGAGATGGGAATGTCAACTTCATCGGCCTCTGCATGCTGCAGGACATTATTTGAATCcagaatatttttattcatacacaGATTCAAATATCTGTGGAGAAGTGGTGAATGGTTTGTTTGAAACTATGGAGAGATTGGTTTCAAGCGCTGCCGAGCAAGATAAAATCACTACCCAACTCTCTATATATCGAaaggcagaagggctatttgggaggaatgtagcaattagacatagaagagcattatctccagcagaatggtgggaatgctatggagcaaataccccagaattgcaaaagtttgctattaaagtgcttagcctcacttgtagtgcttctggttgtgagcgcaattggagtgtatttgagcaggtatgtaataaatataaatgtttgatACTATTAGTATGCTACTTTTATAAGTAG
- the LOC122008463 gene encoding GRF-interacting factor 1-like, whose amino-acid sequence MQQHLMQMQPMMAAYASPNQVTTDIIQQYLDENKQLILAILDNQNAGKADECAENQAKLQRNLMYLAAIADNQQQAPTIAQFPPNPAMQSGPRYLQHPQAQPMTPQSLMAARSSMLYAQSPISALQQQQQQQQQAAMHSQLGSSGGFNMLHGEASIGGNTLAGGVFSDFGRTSSMKQDPGSALSNEGRGSNNSGRQNGDGAKTVYMKGAEEEGN is encoded by the exons ATGCAGCAGCACCTGATGCAGATGCAGCCGATGATGGCAGCCTATGCGTCCCCTAATCAAGTCACCACCGATATCATCCAACAG TACTTGGATGAGAATAAGCAGTTGATTCTAGCTATTCTGGACAACCAAAATGCTGGGAAAGCTGATGAATGTGCCGA GAACCAAGCTAAGCTTCAAAGGAATTTGATGTACCTTGCAGCGATTGCAGATAATCAGCAACAAGCACCGACAATTGCTCAG TTCCCGCCCAATCCTGCCATGCAATCAGGTCCTCGCTACTTGCAACACCCACAGGCTCAGCCGATGACTCCTCAGTCGCTCATGGCTGCTCGATCGTCCATGCTATATGCTCAGTCACCGATCTCTGccctgcagcagcagcagcagcagcagcagcaagcaGCAATGCATAGCCAGCTCGGCAGCAGCGGTGGATTCAACATGCTTCACGGAGAGGCGAGCATCGGAGGGAACACGCTCGCTGGCGGAGTGTTTTCTGATTTCGGCCGCACTAGTTCAATGAAGCAAGATCCCGGCAGCGCCTTGTCCAACGAAGGGCGCGGAAGCAACAACTCCGGCAGACAAAATGGAGACGGTGCAAAGACGGTCTACATGAAGGGAGCTGAAGAGGAAGGGAACTAG
- the LOC122008464 gene encoding endoplasmic reticulum oxidoreductin-1-like: protein MKGAEVGRRRGWRWSCWAVGALIAVLLASAATSRNSVKIPLFGITNHICRCAESRKYTGVVEDCCCDYETVDGLNKEVLHPILQDLVTTPFFRYFKVKLWCDCPFWPDDGMCRLRDCSVCECPESEFPEPFKKPYHLSSDDLMCQEGKPQAAVDRTIDNKIFRGWIEVDNPWTNDDETDIAEMTYVNLQLNPERYTGYTGLSARRIWEAVYSENCPKYSSEEFCQEKRVLYKLISGLHSSISVHIAFDFLLDEANNLWGVNLELLYDRVLSHPERVKNLYFVFLFVLRAVTKATDFLEQAEYNTGNLEEDLKTQSLVRQLLYNHKLQAACPIPFDEAKLWQGESGPELKQQIQAQFRNISALMDCVGCEKCRLWGKLQVLGLATALKILFSVDNQNLINQQLQLQRNEVIALMNLLNRLSESIKFVKEKGPDAEKIMEKRTHSTTTKSSL, encoded by the exons ATGAAGGGGGCCGAGGTCGGCAGACGGAGAGGCTGGCGCTGGAGCTGCTGGGCCGTGGGGGCGCTGATCGCCGTCCTCCTCGCCTCCGCCGCGACTTCCAGGAACTCCGTCAAGATCCCTCTTTTCGGGATTACCAACCACATCTGTCGGTGCGCG GAGTCTAGGAAGTACACCGGCGTCGTGGAGGATTGTTGTTGCGACTATGAAACTGTGGATGGTCTCAATAAGGAAGTCTTGCATCCGATCCTACAAGATCTCGTCACCACGCCGTTCTTTCGGTATTTTAAG GTCAAGCTATGGTGTGATTGCCCATTCTGGCCTGATGATGGAATGTGCCGTCTTCGGGATTGCAGTGTCTGTGAGTGTCCAGAAAGCGAGTTTCCTGAGCCTTTCAAGAAACCTTATCATCTTTCCTCTGATGATCTAATGTGTCAGGAAGGAAAGCCACAGGCTGCTGTTGATCGTACAATTGATAATAAAATTTTCAGAGGGTGGATTGAAGTTGACAATCcatggaccaatgatgatgaaACTGATATTG CTGAGATGACTTATGTGAACCTTCAACTAAATCCTGAGCGCTACACTGGCTATACTGGTCTTTCAGCTAGGAGGATATGGGAAGCAGTTTATTCAGAAAATTGCCCAAAAT ATTCTTCAGAAGAATTTTGCCAGGAGAAAAGAGTCTTGTACAAACTGATATCAGGATTGCATTCCTCCATCTCGGTTCACATagcttttgattttcttcttgatGAAGCTAATAACTTG TGGGGTGTAAATCTTGAACTGCTGTATGATCGGGTATTGAGTCATCCAGAGCGTGTTAAAAACTTGTACTTCGTGTTTCTTTTTGTTCTCCGGGCAGTGACaaag GCCACAGATTTCTTGGAACAGGCTGAATATAACACAGGAAACCTGGAAGAAGACCTTAAAACACAATCGCTGGTGAGGCAACTTCTGTACAATCACAAATTACAAGCTGCTTGCCCAATACCATTTGATGAGGCCAAACTTTGGCAAGGTGAAAGTGGTCCTGAACTAAAACAACAAATCCAGGCACAGTTTAGAAATATCAG TGCATTAATGGATTGTGTTGGATGTGAGAAATGCCGCCTATGGGGAAAGCTTCAGGTTCTTGGTCTGGCTACAGCTTTGAAAATTCTATTCTCAGTTGATAACCAAAACCTCATCAATCAACAG TTGCAGCTTCAACGAAATGAAGTTATTGCTCTGATGAACCTCCTCAACAGGCTCTCAGAATCCATTAAATTTGTCAAAGAGAAGGGGCCGGATGCCGAGAAAATCATGGAGAAAAGGACACATTCAACTACCACCAAAAGCAGTCTCTAA